In Candidatus Poribacteria bacterium, the DNA window TAGGGAGGGCTATGAGGGATAGAAGAGCTCGCCTGGCAAGGAGAAGAAGGTTAGAGGAGCTCAGAAGTGAAAACAAAGAGCTAATCGCCAATTTATATATCATAGAGACTGAGATAGAAAAGCATAGGAATCTAGGATATGCTGATGTGGTGAAGGCCATCTCGACCGCCTTGAACGTGAGGGATGATATTGTAACGATCTACGCCCGGTCTGTCGAAGAATACGTGCTTCCGGTCGCTCGTAGACTTGATCTTCCTCAGGATGAGGAGATAAACTTGAGGGTGGCTGCCGCCTTACATGACGTCGGGATGCTGGCGATAAGCGAGACGATATTATCCAAGCCCGGACCGCTTACCCAGGAGGAATGGAAAACCGTGAAGCGTCATCCCGATGTCGGAGCGAGCATAATAAAAAGCCTCGGCAGATGGCCATTGGCGGCGGAGATCGTGCTCTATCACCATGAAAGGATGGATGGAAGTGGGTATCCGTTCCATCTGAAGGGCGATCAGATACCTCTAGCGGCGAGGATAGTGGCGGTCGCCGATGCTTATGACGCTATGATATCTGAACGCCCCTATAGGAGAGCTCTCTCCAAGGAAAGGGCGATCCAAGAGCTTATGAGAGACAGAGAGAAATTTGGCCCTGATGTAGTTGATCTTTTCTGCGAATCCCTACAATCCTTACGTTGACCCGTCCTCCTCCGGTGGCGGTTCGTTGTTCCCTCCATTCATATCGTTCCGTAGAAGCTGTAGGATCTCCTCGCGGAGCGTCTCTTTGTCCGCATACGGATCATAGGATCTCATAAACTTCCCGTCCCTGAACATTGTCACCTCGCTTGTCTCTTCGCTGACCACGATCGATACCATGACCTCATCGAGCGAGGAGGCATATATGGCGGCGGCGTGTTTAGCGTTCCCCTTGAGCAGTTTTTCAACCTTATTGTAGACCTTATGTGTCCGAACACCCTCCACCATAACCCTGGTTTTGAAAGCTATGCCTTTGAGATTGATCAGAACGGCCCCATCTCGCTCCTCATGCCCCGTCACCTCGCCGGATTCATCCACGATCTCCACCCTCTCGCCCATGAAGTTAAACACATCTTCGATCTTGGGCGAGAAGATATGCGGCAGGTTGTCTATCCCCTTGTACAGGTTTTGATCCAGATATTCCACCTGTCCTTCATGGAAGTCGGAGAAATTCTCCCTATCCATATTCCTTTCATCGACAAGGATCAGGAAAAGTCCCCTGTTTTTGCGTATCCTCTTATTCTCCAGGGCGAACTTTCGGGCGAGGGAGTAAAGCTTCTCGATGTACAGCTCTATCAGCTCCTGCCGATCGGCCAGCATCTGCTCGTATTTTCTCTTATCTATCCCCAGCTCCCGAACTCTCTCCTCAACCTCTCTATTGACTTCCTCCTCAAATTGTCTGAGCTTCTCCTCATATTCCCTGGAGAGATCCTCGTATTTCTCCCTATACCCCTC includes these proteins:
- a CDS encoding response regulator, with product MAQRPKLLIVDDNIGFSESIRLILQDEYEIQLAHSGFEALEKAKSNLFDLILLDIRLPRMDGLETLKRLKTISPESEVIMITAYGDVRTIKSALRLGAVDYLEKTGFLAHEIKETLGRAMRDRRARLARRRRLEELRSENKELIANLYIIETEIEKHRNLGYADVVKAISTALNVRDDIVTIYARSVEEYVLPVARRLDLPQDEEINLRVAAALHDVGMLAISETILSKPGPLTQEEWKTVKRHPDVGASIIKSLGRWPLAAEIVLYHHERMDGSGYPFHLKGDQIPLAARIVAVADAYDAMISERPYRRALSKERAIQELMRDREKFGPDVVDLFCESLQSLR
- a CDS encoding diadenylate cyclase, coding for MFRIISRRRYRALLSELNDLRRKIRGYETQNQQLLSSNEELLAKVAELEGYREKYEDLSREYEEKLRQFEEEVNREVEERVRELGIDKRKYEQMLADRQELIELYIEKLYSLARKFALENKRIRKNRGLFLILVDERNMDRENFSDFHEGQVEYLDQNLYKGIDNLPHIFSPKIEDVFNFMGERVEIVDESGEVTGHEERDGAVLINLKGIAFKTRVMVEGVRTHKVYNKVEKLLKGNAKHAAAIYASSLDEVMVSIVVSEETSEVTMFRDGKFMRSYDPYADKETLREEILQLLRNDMNGGNNEPPPEEDGST